The Apium graveolens cultivar Ventura chromosome 10, ASM990537v1, whole genome shotgun sequence nucleotide sequence CCCTGTGGTATGATCCTTGGTGGCAGAATATTTGCTTGGCTTCTACTGTGTCATCTCCCATTATCTCTCAGTGTGGCCTGCACTGTCGTGATATTCTCAGTGCTATTATACATAATAATGATTGGATTCTTCCAAATGCAAACTTCTGGAGCCACCATCCAGACCCGATGTTGTTGCATTGGCTCTCAAATTTTGATCCGCCACCTTTGCATGCAGGGCCTGATGTATATTATGGGATGGCTTAGTTGCATCCAAGGTAAAAACCTGGAATATTTGGCACACGATTCGTTACAAGGCAGAGATGGTTACTTGGTACCAAGGGGTGTGGAATAAGCTTCGAGTGAATCGCTATGCTCACCACCAATGGGTTTCCTGTCACGGAAGGCTTTACACTCTCACTCGTCTTCACAGATTTAGCATTATGGAATCACAGCAGTGTTATTTGTGTATCTGTGCTCGAGAAACGGACTCTCACATCTTTCTTCACTACTCCTACAGCAAATGGGTGCTTCGCAATCTTTTGGCTTCGCTGAAGATAGACATTGTTGGAGATTCATGGAATAATTTTCTCCATTACTTGATTGGTCTCTCTGATAAAACCAAAAGTACAGTAGCCCTTTGCTATGCTCaaatattttgttatcatatctGGAGAGAGCGTAATGCACGAGCTCACAACTCTGGTGTCTTTGGTCCAAGAAAGCTTCTAGAGGGGATCAGGAAAGATATTTGCTAGGCTCCAATGCTCGACTTGGTTTTTAAAAATACTAGAGACTAGACCTGATTTATTACATTGTATTAGTGTGTAGTAGGATTTCTATTCTTCTTTGCTTGCTTTATATCTCCAATCTTTTCTAAGATTGGTTATAGATAGTCCTTCTCTATGGCATGTCATAGAGCATAGGGTAGATCCCTTCTTTGTTTTCTGTTGATATATAcataatttagcaaaaaaaaaaattccaaaatttattattcaatttctgagaattatttttaattctaaaataaattctaattaattaactaattga carries:
- the LOC141690578 gene encoding uncharacterized protein LOC141690578, with translation MVTWYQGVWNKLRVNRYAHHQWVSCHGRLYTLTRLHRFSIMESQQCYLCICARETDSHIFLHYSYSKWVLRNLLASLKIDIVGDSWNNFLHYLIGLSDKTKSTVALCYAQIFCYHIWRERNARAHNSGVFGPRKLLEGIRKDIC